The following coding sequences lie in one Prevotella sp. oral taxon 299 str. F0039 genomic window:
- the dnaK gene encoding molecular chaperone DnaK, producing the protein MGKIIGIDLGTTNSCVAVFEGNEPVVIANSEGKRTTPSVVGFTKDGEIKVGDPAKRQAITNPINTVYSIKRFMGETFSQSNKEVDRVPYNVVDEGGYPRVDIEGRKYTPQEISAMILQKMKKTAEDYLGQEVTDAVITVPAYFSDSQRQATKEAGQIAGLNVQRIVNEPTAAALAYGVDKSNKDMKIAVFDLGGGTFDISILEFGGGVFEVLSTNGDTHLGGDDFDQVIIDWLANGFKSDEGIDLTKDPMAMQRLKEAAEKAKIELSSSNSTEINLPYITADGGVPKHLVKTLTRSQFEQLAHELIQACLVPCQNAMRDAKLSTSDIDEVILVGGSSRIPAVQELVKNYFGKEPSKGVNPDEVVALGASIQGAILNKEEGVNDIVLLDVTPLTLGIETMGGVMTKLIEANTTIPAKKSETFSTAVDNQTAVTIHVLQGERPMASQNKSIGQFNLDGIAPAQRGVPQIEVTFDIDANGILNVSAKDKATGKEQAIRIEASSGLSEEEIKRMKAEAEQNAENDKKERERVDKMNQADSMIFSTENFLKENGDKLPADQKPGIEAALQQLKDAHKAADIAAIDSAISNLNNVMQAASAQMYQGAGAQADPNAGAQQQANSNSADDIQDADFEEVK; encoded by the coding sequence ATGGGAAAAATTATTGGAATAGACTTAGGAACAACAAACTCTTGTGTTGCTGTTTTTGAAGGTAATGAACCAGTGGTTATTGCTAATAGCGAAGGTAAAAGAACAACACCTTCAGTAGTAGGTTTCACTAAAGACGGAGAAATTAAAGTTGGAGATCCTGCAAAACGTCAGGCAATAACCAACCCTATAAATACTGTCTATAGTATTAAACGTTTTATGGGAGAAACCTTTTCACAAAGCAATAAAGAGGTTGATCGTGTTCCTTACAATGTTGTTGACGAGGGAGGATATCCACGAGTAGACATTGAAGGACGCAAATATACTCCACAAGAAATATCTGCAATGATTCTTCAAAAGATGAAAAAGACTGCAGAAGATTATCTTGGACAAGAGGTTACTGATGCTGTTATTACAGTTCCTGCATACTTCTCAGACTCACAACGTCAAGCAACAAAGGAAGCAGGGCAGATTGCAGGTCTTAATGTACAACGTATTGTGAACGAACCAACAGCAGCTGCTCTTGCATATGGTGTAGATAAGTCTAACAAAGATATGAAGATCGCAGTATTCGACCTTGGTGGTGGTACTTTCGATATATCAATATTAGAGTTTGGTGGTGGTGTTTTCGAAGTGCTTTCTACAAATGGTGATACCCATCTTGGTGGTGACGATTTCGATCAGGTAATTATCGATTGGTTAGCAAATGGATTTAAATCAGACGAAGGAATTGATCTTACTAAAGATCCAATGGCTATGCAACGTTTGAAAGAAGCTGCAGAAAAGGCTAAGATAGAATTGTCAAGTTCTAATTCAACTGAAATAAACTTGCCTTATATCACAGCCGATGGTGGTGTTCCTAAGCACTTGGTTAAAACCTTAACTCGCTCACAATTTGAGCAATTGGCTCACGAACTTATTCAAGCTTGTTTAGTTCCATGTCAAAATGCTATGCGTGATGCTAAACTATCTACATCAGATATCGACGAAGTTATCCTTGTTGGAGGTTCAAGTCGTATTCCTGCTGTACAAGAATTGGTAAAGAATTACTTCGGTAAAGAGCCTTCTAAGGGCGTAAATCCTGATGAAGTGGTGGCTTTAGGAGCATCTATCCAAGGTGCAATTCTTAATAAAGAAGAAGGTGTAAACGATATTGTATTGCTCGATGTAACACCTCTTACACTCGGAATTGAAACCATGGGTGGTGTAATGACAAAGCTAATCGAAGCTAATACCACAATTCCTGCAAAGAAAAGCGAAACATTCTCTACTGCAGTAGATAATCAAACAGCAGTTACCATACACGTCCTTCAAGGTGAAAGACCTATGGCTTCTCAAAATAAAAGCATTGGTCAGTTTAACTTAGATGGCATTGCACCAGCTCAAAGAGGCGTGCCACAGATTGAGGTTACATTTGATATTGATGCTAATGGTATCCTTAATGTGTCAGCAAAAGATAAGGCAACAGGAAAAGAACAAGCAATTCGTATTGAGGCATCAAGCGGTTTGAGCGAAGAAGAAATCAAGAGAATGAAAGCTGAAGCTGAACAAAATGCTGAGAATGATAAGAAAGAACGTGAGCGTGTTGACAAGATGAACCAAGCTGATTCAATGATTTTCAGCACTGAAAACTTCTTGAAAGAAAATGGTGATAAGTTGCCAGCAGATCAAAAACCTGGTATCGAAGCAGCTCTACAACAATTGAAGGATGCCCACAAAGCTGCCGACATCGCTGCTATCGATTCTGCAATTAGTAACCTAAATAACGTTATGCAAGCTGCAAGCGCACAAATGTATCAAGGTGCAGGCGCACAAGCTGATCCTAATGCAGGTGCTCAACAACAAGCTAACAGCAACTCTGCAGACGATATTCAAGATGCTGATTTCGAGGAAGTGAAGTAA
- a CDS encoding ion transporter: protein MNRQKIANIIDRKSHSNWINTVYDWFMILAILVSLIPLMFMETHKLFWFTEMASTIVFIVDYLLRWGTADIRKNNHKIAFVTYPFSPMAIIDLLSILPAITLLNPAFKLFRFVRLLRLTRVLKIFGISSKVRLFMSILYKERQVLSSVLILALLYIFVTALILFNVEPHVNPYTGQQTFHSFFDALYWATVTLTTVGYGDMCPVTDIGRLVSMLSSLFGIAIIALPSGVITARYLDELRKK from the coding sequence ATGAATAGACAAAAGATAGCAAATATTATTGACAGGAAATCTCATTCAAACTGGATAAACACAGTCTATGACTGGTTTATGATTCTGGCTATTCTTGTAAGCCTTATCCCCCTTATGTTTATGGAAACACATAAGCTTTTTTGGTTTACAGAAATGGCTTCAACTATTGTTTTTATCGTTGATTACCTATTAAGATGGGGCACTGCAGATATAAGAAAAAACAACCATAAGATAGCATTTGTTACTTATCCTTTCTCTCCAATGGCAATAATCGATTTACTATCTATCTTACCTGCCATTACATTACTTAATCCAGCATTTAAACTCTTTCGCTTTGTACGCTTGTTGAGATTAACAAGAGTCTTGAAGATCTTTGGAATATCAAGTAAGGTACGATTATTTATGTCCATACTTTACAAAGAACGCCAAGTCCTATCTTCTGTTTTAATTTTGGCTCTACTCTATATTTTTGTAACCGCACTCATATTATTTAATGTAGAACCACATGTAAATCCATATACAGGACAACAGACTTTCCATTCCTTTTTCGATGCATTATATTGGGCTACAGTAACACTCACAACAGTTGGCTATGGAGATATGTGCCCCGTTACAGATATTGGTCGACTTGTAAGTATGCTATCCTCATTGTTTGGCATAGCTATTATAGCATTACCCTCTGGTGTAATTACTGCTCGTTATCTTGATGAGCTGAGAAAGAAATGA
- a CDS encoding helix-turn-helix domain-containing protein, translating to MVQNEITFENLPKAVAHLVSEIAEIKNLVCKGQKPIVPPKRIPIGIDDACKLIGKAKPTVYTLVRKRLLPCYKNGKHLYFFEDELLAWIEGGKKKTVAEINEEAKAFISDKHSDSSLL from the coding sequence ATGGTACAAAATGAAATCACTTTTGAGAACTTGCCAAAGGCAGTTGCTCACTTAGTCAGCGAAATTGCTGAAATCAAGAATTTAGTATGTAAAGGACAAAAACCTATTGTCCCTCCCAAACGTATTCCTATTGGAATAGATGATGCGTGTAAACTTATAGGGAAAGCCAAACCCACGGTTTACACCTTAGTACGTAAACGCTTACTACCTTGCTATAAGAATGGTAAGCATCTCTACTTTTTTGAAGATGAATTGCTGGCATGGATTGAAGGAGGTAAGAAAAAGACTGTTGCCGAAATCAACGAGGAGGCAAAAGCTTTTATCTCTGATAAACATTCTGATTCTTCCCTTTTATAA
- a CDS encoding VapE domain-containing protein has protein sequence MEKGRAEGRAKQSKNERIEQFLKEHYAFRFNTVKSRTEFREQDSNSSFRPLTKYDINSMRRLVDGTLEIYTPSDNIRAILESDFCNKVNPIREFLQNLPKPKGEDESEIIRLANCVTVKNPEKWKHYFVKWLVAVVANAMDDLQCRNHTCLVLTGEQGKFKTTFLDLLCPEELKNYLFTGKIDPQGKDVQTLIAEYLFINIDDQLKALNKRDENELKNLITTPRVKYRRPYDTYIEEYPHLASFMASVNGNDFLTDPTGSRRFLPFEVEHIDIDAAKEININKVYSEAVELWRVDYHYWFNEEEIAELHQESEGFQVQTVEYEMLLKGMEKPAVTEESYMTTSEILNYLRGYTTLNLSERRMGEALKKAGFLRKSKRIGGNPMYVYHIRKIVPNPFIQSYNTNY, from the coding sequence ATGGAAAAGGGAAGAGCTGAAGGGCGAGCCAAGCAATCTAAGAATGAACGCATAGAGCAATTCTTGAAAGAGCATTATGCTTTTCGTTTTAATACAGTTAAAAGTAGAACAGAGTTTAGAGAACAAGATTCTAATTCTTCATTCCGTCCTCTTACTAAATATGATATTAATTCTATGCGTCGGCTGGTAGATGGGACTTTGGAGATATATACTCCCTCTGACAATATTCGTGCAATATTGGAGAGCGACTTTTGCAATAAAGTTAACCCAATTCGTGAGTTTTTGCAGAACCTGCCAAAACCTAAAGGTGAAGATGAATCTGAAATCATAAGGTTGGCAAATTGTGTTACAGTGAAGAATCCTGAGAAGTGGAAGCACTATTTTGTGAAATGGCTGGTTGCGGTTGTTGCAAATGCTATGGATGATTTACAGTGTCGTAATCATACATGTTTAGTTCTTACAGGTGAACAAGGAAAATTCAAAACAACTTTCCTTGATTTACTCTGTCCAGAAGAACTAAAGAATTATCTTTTCACAGGAAAGATTGACCCACAAGGAAAAGATGTACAAACACTGATTGCGGAATACCTTTTTATCAATATTGACGACCAGCTAAAGGCACTCAATAAGAGAGATGAAAATGAATTGAAGAATCTGATAACGACACCAAGAGTAAAATATCGTAGACCATACGACACTTACATCGAAGAGTATCCTCACTTAGCAAGCTTTATGGCATCTGTTAATGGTAATGATTTTCTAACAGATCCGACAGGCAGTCGTCGCTTTCTACCTTTTGAAGTTGAACATATTGATATTGACGCAGCTAAAGAGATTAATATCAACAAGGTGTACTCCGAGGCAGTTGAATTGTGGAGAGTTGACTATCATTATTGGTTCAATGAAGAGGAAATAGCCGAACTGCATCAAGAGAGCGAAGGGTTTCAAGTGCAGACTGTTGAGTATGAAATGCTTCTTAAAGGCATGGAAAAGCCAGCAGTAACCGAAGAAAGTTACATGACCACTTCTGAAATCCTAAACTATTTGCGTGGATATACAACGCTTAACCTAAGTGAAAGGAGAATGGGAGAAGCATTGAAAAAGGCTGGTTTCTTGCGGAAATCCAAAAGGATAGGTGGCAATCCAATGTATGTCTATCATATACGCAAGATTGTTCCCAATCCTTTTATTCAAAGTTACAATACTAATTATTAA
- a CDS encoding toprim domain-containing protein has protein sequence MTIYEIKAISIKDYLGSMSIYPIKNYGYYGMYKSPFRNEHTPSFKVDYNQNLWYDFALDEGGSLIDLIMRLHNCSLIQAIELFNGKQNILPKLSIANSKTNSPSQSRIEVIGSTNLCHQNLIEYFTHRGINLNIAKRYCKEIHYRIGDRSFYAIGFPNNSYGYALRNPYFKGCLPPSDVSYVPSPSEQINLFEGFIDYLSLLTMSPDEEKKAALILNSINNIKKSRFFLSKHKLICSYLDNDEGGKRTLEQLKRDGFDVQDCSSVFQNYKDLNEYLCVEFKHSEKAKNKKIKGIKL, from the coding sequence ATGACAATATATGAAATTAAAGCAATATCAATTAAAGATTACTTAGGTAGTATGTCTATATACCCTATAAAGAATTATGGCTATTACGGAATGTATAAAAGTCCATTCCGTAATGAACATACTCCAAGTTTCAAAGTTGATTATAACCAAAATCTATGGTATGACTTTGCTCTTGATGAAGGTGGGAGTCTTATAGATTTAATTATGAGATTACATAATTGCAGTTTAATACAAGCTATAGAGTTGTTTAATGGCAAACAAAATATCCTGCCGAAATTATCCATAGCTAATAGCAAAACAAACTCTCCAAGCCAATCACGTATAGAGGTTATCGGCTCTACCAACTTATGTCATCAGAATCTCATAGAATATTTCACACATAGAGGAATCAATCTGAACATTGCGAAAAGATATTGTAAGGAGATCCATTATAGAATTGGTGATAGAAGTTTTTACGCAATAGGTTTTCCAAACAATTCTTATGGGTATGCGTTGCGCAATCCATATTTCAAAGGGTGTTTGCCTCCTTCCGATGTGTCGTATGTTCCCAGTCCTTCAGAACAAATCAATCTGTTTGAAGGTTTTATTGATTATCTTAGTCTGCTTACGATGAGTCCAGATGAAGAGAAGAAAGCTGCACTGATACTTAACTCGATTAATAATATCAAAAAGTCAAGATTTTTCCTTTCAAAGCACAAGCTCATCTGTTCATATTTAGATAATGATGAAGGAGGAAAGCGAACTTTAGAACAACTCAAAAGAGACGGTTTTGATGTTCAAGACTGCTCTTCCGTCTTCCAGAATTATAAAGACCTAAATGAGTATTTATGTGTTGAATTCAAGCATTCAGAGAAAGCAAAAAATAAGAAAATCAAAGGGATTAAGCTATGA
- the mobC gene encoding plasmid mobilization relaxosome protein MobC has protein sequence MIKTEYKKGGRPTKGVAEKKKYRITVKLNTQDYYTLKGKAKSAGVTMSEFVRKVLAKGCVIERLNIEQADFIRKLCGMANNLNQLAHRANTEGFHSVAPFHKTIIGKIDEILNLIRR, from the coding sequence ATGATAAAAACAGAATATAAAAAAGGTGGTCGTCCAACCAAGGGCGTAGCCGAAAAGAAGAAATACCGTATCACGGTGAAACTGAATACGCAGGATTACTATACGCTCAAAGGCAAAGCAAAAAGCGCAGGAGTAACCATGAGTGAGTTTGTAAGGAAAGTTCTTGCAAAAGGGTGCGTCATTGAACGACTGAACATAGAGCAAGCAGACTTCATCCGTAAGCTGTGTGGCATGGCAAATAATCTCAATCAGTTGGCACATCGTGCCAATACGGAAGGGTTTCATTCAGTTGCTCCTTTCCATAAAACCATTATTGGCAAGATAGATGAAATATTAAATCTGATACGAAGATGA
- a CDS encoding relaxase/mobilization nuclease domain-containing protein, which produces MIAKIMKGSGFKGVINYILDPKKGTELIDSSGVRTDSISHIAQSFIDQTELNPRVGKVVGHISLSFSAQDSPRLSNEWMVKVAREYLDKMGIKDTQYIIGRHFDKEHPHVHIAFNRIDNNGKTISDRNDRFRSEKICKELTAKHGLYFSDGKENVKEHRLKEPDKTKYEIYQALKTEIARCRDWKALLAHLKKQDIDVHFKYKDNSQEVQGIIFEKNGYHFNGSKVDRGFSYSKIDFALQQNNRENEQQTQGMINLISNVASVTGEITNDLIEGGLDLFQTHGTVPAEVYNTLDKKKKKKKRKIHL; this is translated from the coding sequence ATGATAGCCAAAATTATGAAAGGTTCGGGCTTCAAGGGGGTTATTAATTACATCCTTGACCCAAAGAAAGGAACGGAACTCATAGATAGTTCGGGTGTGAGAACAGACAGTATTAGTCATATTGCCCAAAGTTTCATTGACCAAACGGAACTGAATCCACGAGTGGGTAAGGTTGTGGGGCATATCTCCCTAAGTTTCTCTGCACAAGACTCCCCAAGACTCAGCAATGAGTGGATGGTGAAAGTAGCCCGTGAGTACTTGGATAAGATGGGAATAAAAGATACGCAGTATATCATCGGGCGCCATTTCGATAAGGAGCACCCACATGTTCATATCGCTTTTAATCGGATAGACAATAATGGCAAGACTATTTCTGACCGTAACGACAGATTCAGAAGTGAGAAGATTTGCAAGGAACTAACCGCCAAACACGGATTGTATTTTTCCGATGGTAAGGAGAATGTCAAGGAACACCGCTTGAAAGAACCCGATAAAACCAAGTATGAAATCTATCAGGCGTTGAAAACAGAAATAGCTCGGTGCAGGGATTGGAAAGCTTTGCTTGCTCACTTGAAAAAGCAAGATATTGATGTCCATTTCAAGTACAAAGACAACTCACAAGAAGTGCAGGGTATCATCTTTGAAAAGAACGGTTATCATTTCAATGGCTCTAAAGTGGATAGGGGGTTCAGTTATTCCAAGATAGACTTTGCCCTGCAACAGAATAACAGGGAAAACGAACAGCAAACACAAGGAATGATAAACCTCATATCTAATGTTGCAAGTGTTACGGGCGAAATTACCAACGACCTCATCGAAGGAGGATTGGATTTGTTTCAAACTCATGGTACTGTCCCTGCGGAGGTTTACAACACACTCGATAAAAAGAAGAAAAAGAAAAAACGTAAAATACATTTATAA
- a CDS encoding helix-turn-helix domain-containing protein: MESPTNRIKEVLIEKGIKQTWLAEKLGKSFTIVNSYVCNRRQPSLELLFQIAEILQVNPKELINTPDE; the protein is encoded by the coding sequence ATGGAAAGTCCAACTAATAGAATTAAAGAGGTGCTTATCGAGAAAGGGATTAAGCAAACATGGCTTGCAGAGAAACTCGGTAAGAGTTTCACTATTGTCAACTCATACGTTTGCAATCGTCGACAGCCAAGCCTAGAATTGCTATTTCAGATAGCAGAGATCTTGCAGGTTAATCCAAAGGAATTGATTAACACCCCAGATGAGTAA
- the fic gene encoding protein adenylyltransferase Fic, with the protein MSNFIMVEHKTSIRFFNDHEVRAVWDDAQNCWWFSATDIVRAINDEPDYTKAGNYWRWLKRKLKQEGIELVSATHGFKFEAPDGKLRVADVLNSENVILLAKNYPNNRANDFLDWFTYSDNTIDGQSKKKAYQLFESGILKTVDPGTIKCLQQIHAYLFGGLYDFAGQIRTKNISKGGFTFANCMHFPETLQTIERMPETTFNEIMDKYVEMNVAHPFMEGNGRSTRIWLDLMLKRSLKRCVDWSQIDKNEYLSVMRESVADSTFIKTLVKPALTTKIDDREMFMKGIDYSYYYEQND; encoded by the coding sequence ATGAGTAACTTTATTATGGTAGAGCATAAAACATCTATTCGTTTTTTCAACGACCATGAAGTTAGGGCGGTGTGGGACGACGCACAAAACTGTTGGTGGTTTTCTGCAACAGACATTGTGCGTGCCATTAACGATGAGCCCGACTATACCAAAGCTGGTAACTATTGGCGTTGGTTAAAACGTAAGTTAAAACAAGAAGGCATTGAACTCGTGAGTGCTACTCACGGCTTCAAGTTTGAAGCTCCTGATGGGAAGTTACGCGTGGCAGATGTTCTTAATAGTGAGAATGTTATATTGTTGGCAAAGAACTACCCCAACAATCGTGCTAATGACTTTCTCGATTGGTTTACCTACAGCGACAACACCATTGATGGGCAGAGTAAGAAAAAAGCTTATCAGCTTTTTGAAAGTGGTATCCTAAAGACTGTAGACCCAGGTACAATCAAATGTTTACAACAAATACACGCTTATCTCTTTGGAGGACTGTATGACTTTGCAGGACAAATCCGCACGAAGAATATATCCAAAGGAGGTTTTACCTTTGCTAATTGTATGCACTTCCCTGAAACTCTGCAAACAATAGAACGAATGCCCGAAACAACCTTTAATGAGATTATGGATAAGTATGTAGAGATGAACGTAGCCCATCCTTTTATGGAGGGTAATGGTCGCAGCACTCGCATTTGGCTCGACCTCATGCTGAAACGTTCTCTCAAACGATGTGTGGATTGGAGCCAAATAGACAAAAACGAATATTTGTCTGTAATGCGTGAAAGTGTAGCAGATAGCACGTTCATCAAGACTTTGGTAAAGCCAGCACTCACTACAAAGATTGATGACAGAGAAATGTTTATGAAAGGTATTGATTATTCATACTATTACGAGCAGAATGATTAA
- a CDS encoding DEAD/DEAH box helicase family protein: MFYSIIQRKRNEWLSRIDCPVKSLVSYIEGKGMMRDAQIEAIKTYLFLKMECGNKPLWRLFTEGDFLSLNLDNMSLTAKARLVLETDKAAASLYEYACLSDEKGNAAAPALKKYIEENPNTIDYVAVFKKLFYDVAYPDYIFSLPMGAGKTYLMAAFIYLDLYFSLNEPDNPSFAHNFMILAPSGLKSSIIPSIKNIQDFDPTWILPNPTASQIKNEIQFEILDAQKTAQKSNLVKNPNAQKINSHLTSNDIRGLVAVTNAEKVILDKLDKDKSPSLLSDKEKKEFDISNELRSILGKIPHLSIFIDEVHHASDGDIKLRQVVNKWTKTETFNSVLGFSGTPYLSTAESVKVGLDLSLKNKNLSNVVYYYPLIEGVGNFLKSPTIKVADGGYETIIRKGVTEFLDTYGNLVYSNGTCAKMAIYCGRIDNLEENIYPIVAELISKFGLNPADAILKYHGGNKEYSVPESAAVEFASLDTNLSKVKIVLLAQIGKEGWDCKSLTSVILPQKGACPQNMVLQTSCRCLRQVVKNNKEAALIWLNEDNAKMLNRELDKQQNTSIEELNKGGNTKQYTLQRFSRMEKLRVPPIDFFQLKVSYLTLVLEDKLNTAKELQRDDFYSISGLQLIQQQNLKGEIEDKSTELLQDDESGKAITFNSWLHLICKESFRTLHITQLKTYTTGLQAIFDTITEFHDGIRILKGEYNQMQVRANVRKAFIPHRSIEVKEEVIPETTELLQIKNFQSTIEVNDTSKYFPNQEQVLKIVDADKGKKHLKAEIQTTIDTLKALGNQEQTIQALLDSPDSYEPTDSNINDKTYHYLPYKFDSSFEISYFSDSLQAIIRDKQLEFYFNGDDNLTDFKIRCYKKSGKNWSLLGNYTPDFLVISRDEQGAIKQILIIETKGEGFAGKFAERRQFMEEEFVKLNNERFGYNRFSFLYIEDTMTPVERDKKTITTIKQFFK; the protein is encoded by the coding sequence ATGTTCTATAGCATTATACAACGAAAAAGAAATGAATGGTTAAGTCGTATAGATTGCCCTGTCAAGTCTTTGGTTTCATACATTGAAGGTAAAGGAATGATGCGTGATGCACAAATAGAGGCTATAAAGACTTACTTGTTCTTGAAGATGGAATGTGGCAATAAACCTTTGTGGAGGCTTTTTACGGAGGGCGACTTCTTGTCCCTCAATCTTGATAATATGAGTCTTACCGCTAAGGCAAGGCTTGTTTTGGAAACGGATAAAGCCGCAGCTTCACTTTATGAATATGCTTGTCTCAGTGATGAGAAAGGGAATGCTGCAGCACCAGCATTAAAGAAATACATTGAAGAGAATCCCAATACAATTGATTATGTAGCAGTCTTTAAGAAGTTATTTTACGATGTAGCCTATCCTGACTATATTTTTAGTTTACCAATGGGAGCAGGTAAGACGTATTTGATGGCTGCGTTTATCTATCTTGATTTATATTTTTCATTAAATGAACCAGATAACCCATCCTTTGCGCATAACTTTATGATCTTGGCTCCATCAGGTTTGAAGTCTTCTATTATTCCAAGTATAAAGAATATACAAGACTTTGATCCTACGTGGATTCTTCCAAACCCTACGGCATCTCAAATAAAGAATGAAATTCAGTTTGAAATACTTGATGCACAGAAAACCGCACAAAAAAGCAATCTTGTTAAGAACCCCAATGCACAAAAGATAAATAGCCATTTGACGTCAAATGATATTCGTGGTCTAGTGGCTGTGACCAATGCTGAGAAAGTAATTCTTGACAAATTAGATAAAGATAAAAGCCCATCATTGCTTAGTGATAAGGAAAAGAAAGAATTTGATATATCTAATGAACTTCGTTCTATTTTAGGAAAAATTCCCCATCTTTCTATTTTCATTGATGAGGTGCACCATGCTTCAGACGGAGACATAAAGCTGCGTCAGGTTGTTAATAAATGGACTAAAACAGAAACCTTTAATTCTGTTTTAGGTTTCTCGGGTACTCCTTATCTTTCTACAGCCGAGTCGGTGAAGGTGGGATTAGACTTGTCATTGAAAAACAAGAACCTTTCAAATGTTGTTTATTATTATCCGCTGATAGAAGGTGTGGGTAATTTCTTGAAGTCTCCAACAATAAAAGTGGCAGATGGTGGTTATGAAACTATTATTCGCAAAGGCGTGACAGAGTTTCTTGATACCTATGGTAATTTAGTTTATTCTAATGGTACATGTGCAAAAATGGCCATCTATTGTGGACGTATAGACAATTTGGAGGAGAATATCTATCCCATCGTTGCTGAGCTTATCAGTAAGTTCGGTTTGAATCCTGCTGATGCTATTCTTAAATATCATGGTGGAAATAAAGAGTATTCCGTACCTGAGAGTGCTGCTGTTGAGTTTGCTTCATTAGACACGAATCTCTCAAAGGTAAAGATAGTGTTGTTAGCGCAAATAGGTAAAGAGGGTTGGGACTGTAAGAGCCTAACCAGTGTTATCTTACCACAAAAAGGTGCATGCCCACAGAATATGGTTTTGCAGACTTCTTGTCGTTGCTTACGTCAGGTTGTAAAGAATAATAAGGAAGCAGCTTTGATTTGGCTTAATGAGGATAACGCTAAGATGCTTAATAGGGAATTAGACAAGCAACAAAACACGTCTATTGAGGAACTGAATAAGGGTGGAAATACCAAACAGTACACCTTACAGCGTTTCTCTCGAATGGAAAAATTGCGTGTGCCTCCAATTGACTTCTTCCAACTGAAGGTGTCTTACCTGACATTAGTATTAGAAGATAAGCTGAACACTGCAAAAGAACTGCAAAGAGATGATTTTTATTCTATCAGTGGCTTACAACTAATCCAACAACAGAATCTAAAAGGAGAGATAGAAGATAAATCTACAGAGCTGTTGCAGGATGATGAAAGTGGCAAGGCTATTACATTTAATAGTTGGCTACATCTTATTTGTAAAGAGAGCTTCCGCACTTTGCATATCACTCAATTGAAGACGTACACCACGGGGCTACAAGCTATCTTTGATACCATCACAGAGTTTCATGATGGTATACGCATTCTTAAAGGAGAATACAACCAAATGCAGGTACGTGCCAATGTACGCAAAGCTTTTATCCCTCATCGTTCCATCGAAGTGAAAGAGGAAGTGATACCAGAGACGACTGAACTTCTTCAGATTAAGAACTTCCAATCAACAATAGAGGTTAATGATACTTCTAAATATTTCCCAAACCAAGAGCAGGTGTTGAAAATCGTTGATGCAGATAAAGGCAAGAAGCACTTAAAGGCAGAAATACAAACAACCATTGATACGCTTAAGGCGTTAGGCAATCAGGAGCAAACCATACAAGCATTATTGGACAGTCCCGATAGTTACGAGCCAACGGATAGCAACATTAATGACAAGACCTACCATTATCTACCTTATAAGTTCGACAGCAGTTTTGAAATTAGTTATTTTTCAGATTCTCTCCAAGCTATCATACGTGATAAGCAACTCGAGTTTTATTTCAATGGCGATGATAACCTGACCGATTTCAAAATACGTTGCTATAAGAAGTCTGGTAAGAACTGGAGTCTGCTCGGCAATTACACGCCCGACTTCTTAGTGATTAGCAGAGATGAACAGGGGGCAATCAAACAAATACTTATCATTGAGACCAAAGGCGAAGGCTTTGCTGGCAAGTTTGCCGAACGTAGGCAGTTTATGGAAGAAGAATTTGTGAAACTCAATAACGAGCGTTTCGGTTACAATCGATTCAGTTTCTTGTATATCGAAGACACGATGACACCAGTCGAGCGAGATAAAAAGACTATTACAACAATCAAACAATTTTTCAAATAA